DNA sequence from the Sediminibacillus dalangtanensis genome:
AGAAAAGGCCTGGGTTGTCCATTGCTTGGGACGTTCAACCCAGTCAGCATCCAACTGGTGTATCATGGAAACACCAAAAAACAGGACGCCTGCTAGTATTCCTTTCAATATTAGAGTGACAGCGAAACTTTCTCGGCGTGAACTCGGGCTTGTCCCCTGACCCTGACTCGGGATAAAAGGCAGATAACCATGTTTTTCTTCCTCTTGCGGGAAAGGAGCCACTACTTGTTTATCCGGAACCGAGTGGCTCAATGGATGTTCTTTTTTTCTTTTAGCAATGTTTTTTCGAATTTGCCTGACATCTTTTTTCATTTGCTTCACTTTCCTTTGCGGGATTTGTACAAGTCTATGAAGCAGCGAAAACAGATATACCTCTCCAAAACCTCCTGTGCCTTCTAAACTTCATCCTTTCTATCTACTTCGTTCCACTCCGATGCTGCGAAACCGTTTTTTTGTTCTTGTGAGATGCGGCACAGTAAGTTCCATGGAAGTCTCTTAACCCCAATTTCAGCAACACTCTATCAGGGTAGGCAGGCAGCATACGCTGAATCCTTCGGGAACAGGGGGAACTTGTAGAACCAGGAGTGAAGTGGTTTTTGCTTTTAAGAACTAGGAGCGACTAACCCCGTGCAGAAAATGGCGCTTCCTTTCCACAAGAGTAAGACCGTGCCTGCAGAAAACGAAGATGCAATGACCAGTTAGATAGAAAACGCATCAAAAAATCTCTCAACCTGTATTGACAGGTTGAGAGATTGGAAACAAACGTATCAGAATCAGGAACGCATCCCCAAGAATTTTTTCATTTTGGCGAACATGCCTTTTTCTTCTTCTAGCGACAAAAGTGGTACCGTTTCGCCGAGAATTCGCCGAGCTATATTCCGATAGGCCAGTGATGCTTTTGTATTCGGGTGAAAAGCAACGGGTTCGCCGTGATTGGAAGCTTTGATCACCTCATCATCGTCTGCGACTATCCCCAGTAATTCAACTGACAGAATTTGTACTATTTCATCCACATCAAGCATATCGCCATTTTTCACCATATGATTCCGGATGCGATTAACGATCAAATGAGGCGGCTCCACTTTTTCTTCTTTTTCCAACAAACCGATGATACGGTCTGCATCCCGCACGCTTGATTTTTCTGGTGTCGTCACGACAATCGCCTTATCTGCACCAGCAACTGCATTTTTATAACCCTGTTCGATGCCTGCGGGACAATCTATTAAAATGTAATCATATTCTTGTTTCAATTCAGCAACAATTGCTTCCATCCCCTCAGGAGTAAGATCCGATTTATCACTCGTCTGGGCAGCAGGAAGCAGATACAAACAATCAAATCGTTTATCTTTTATCAGCGCTTGTTTCAACTTACAGCGCTTCTGGATAACATCAACGATATCATAAATAATCCGGTTTTCGAGACCCATGACAACGTCTAAATTACGAAGCCCGATGTCCGTATCGATCAGACAAACTTTTTTCTCCATTAACGCGAGCGCAGTACCTATGTTGGCCGTTGTGGTGGTCTTACCCACACCGCCCTTACCAGAAGTAATTACGATTGCTTCACCCATGTATCATTCTCCTTTCAAACCCGTTTAAATCAGGACGTTTTCGTGCCAGAATCTGAAGACGGTCTATGATGATTTTTTCTTTCTCGTGGTCGATGATTCCGCATTCCATGTAAACGCCTTCTGTTTCATAGTCCGGGGAACGACTGATGTAATCAGCTATCCGCAGCTGGGTTGGCTTCATGTAAGCAGCGGCAATCACCGCTTCACGATTGTTGGGCACTCCTGCATGGGCGACTCCCCGTAAATTCCCCATCACGAAAATGTTTCCGCTGGCCATAATCTTTCCGCCAGGATTTACATCTCCGATCAACAACATGTCCCCCTGAACCTCGATTACCTGACCCGAACGGACTACTCTGTTAACCACTTTGACTTCACTGTCCTCCAGCCAATCCAGTGCCTGCTTTTTCGAAATGACATTTGATTCGATCGATTGAACGACCAATTTATTTTTACTGCGGATCAACTCACGCAGTTGTTCTTCTTGATTTTCATGTAAATAACGATTCCCCAGTTGGATGGTCACAGTGATCATTGGCTCATCTTCTGCCACGTGATTAGTAGACAGGGTTGCTTCGAGTTCCGTAAGCATTTCACTGAATGAGCATGAATCATCAATATACAGGGTAAGACCATCCCGAGTTCCTTTTATCGTTATTAGTTGCTTGCTGCCTGCCACGATCATTCACCTCAAACCTTTTTAATAAATATCTTTTCTTGGAGTTATGATATCCCCTTAAATCTTACAGCTTTCCAGTAGAGTTGAAACGGTCCGTTGACCACTTGACCAACTTCTGTTTAGTCAATGGATAAATAAGGAGTAAAAACAACACATTGGCCAAAAGCGTCGGAATCAGACGGATATAGAAATAATCCTGCCAAGGCAGCTCGGTCAACCCAATAAAGGAGTACACAATATAAACACCAGTATCTGCAAGAGCAACTGCAAGGGCGGAAAGCACCAATGCCACCAGAAAGTTGGTGTGAAGCAGCTTTTTCAACCCGTGAATTCCATAAACGACTAAAGGATAGATAAACATGTAAACGCCTAAAACGCTGGTATAAACAATATCAATCATCAAACCGAAGGCGATGGCATATAACACCGATACATATGTATTTTCCAAGTCGTAAAAAATACTGATTAACACCAAGTATAGCAACACCCAGTGAGCTGCAATCATCCAGCGGCCGGTTACCAGGCTGTTCGGGAGGAAATCAACGGCGACACCCTCCAATACCAACAGGAGTAAAAGAAAAAGAGGAAGATAGAATTTTACCATTATTCCTCCTCCTCCTGCTGATTTCCTTCTGCTGCATTGACGACGATCACATGATCCATGTTATCTACATCGGCTGCAGGAGTCACATAAGCCATTTGGGTAAGACCGTATTTGTCCGGGGTAACTTCTTCCACTGTCC
Encoded proteins:
- the mreD gene encoding rod shape-determining protein MreD, yielding MVKFYLPLFLLLLLVLEGVAVDFLPNSLVTGRWMIAAHWVLLYLVLISIFYDLENTYVSVLYAIAFGLMIDIVYTSVLGVYMFIYPLVVYGIHGLKKLLHTNFLVALVLSALAVALADTGVYIVYSFIGLTELPWQDYFYIRLIPTLLANVLFLLLIYPLTKQKLVKWSTDRFNSTGKL
- the minD gene encoding septum site-determining protein MinD — translated: MGEAIVITSGKGGVGKTTTTANIGTALALMEKKVCLIDTDIGLRNLDVVMGLENRIIYDIVDVIQKRCKLKQALIKDKRFDCLYLLPAAQTSDKSDLTPEGMEAIVAELKQEYDYILIDCPAGIEQGYKNAVAGADKAIVVTTPEKSSVRDADRIIGLLEKEEKVEPPHLIVNRIRNHMVKNGDMLDVDEIVQILSVELLGIVADDDEVIKASNHGEPVAFHPNTKASLAYRNIARRILGETVPLLSLEEEKGMFAKMKKFLGMRS
- the minC gene encoding septum site-determining protein MinC, with amino-acid sequence MAGSKQLITIKGTRDGLTLYIDDSCSFSEMLTELEATLSTNHVAEDEPMITVTIQLGNRYLHENQEEQLRELIRSKNKLVVQSIESNVISKKQALDWLEDSEVKVVNRVVRSGQVIEVQGDMLLIGDVNPGGKIMASGNIFVMGNLRGVAHAGVPNNREAVIAAAYMKPTQLRIADYISRSPDYETEGVYMECGIIDHEKEKIIIDRLQILARKRPDLNGFERRMIHG